One genomic segment of Nocardia spumae includes these proteins:
- a CDS encoding carotenoid biosynthesis protein, translating to MTAARWPALTALAWVAAQIAYPLTDGAARDRVTVLVVGLSAATALLHARAVRGLGYAAGFLLIVAGLGGLAEMIGTASGFPFGCYGYADGRLGPELAGVPLLIPLAWVGGLYPIRVAAGLLCRSSGAQIALTAAGAVGWDLFLDPQMVDDGQWRWCSALPGLPGLSDIPYTNYLGWFAVAAVMTTLVIGLERRCPERIFAPAVPIAVLLWTWFGSALAHAAFLGLPVSALYGLIGLGVVAVPMLVVLVRAARTAGGGTRPGAGPDRGNPGFPGRPPMRRTGP from the coding sequence ATGACCGCCGCACGGTGGCCGGCGCTGACGGCTCTGGCCTGGGTTGCCGCGCAGATCGCCTACCCGCTCACTGACGGCGCGGCGCGGGATCGGGTCACGGTCCTCGTGGTCGGATTGTCGGCCGCGACCGCGCTGCTGCACGCCCGCGCGGTCCGGGGGCTCGGTTACGCGGCCGGATTTCTCCTGATCGTGGCCGGTCTCGGCGGTCTCGCCGAGATGATCGGCACCGCATCCGGATTTCCGTTCGGCTGCTACGGCTACGCGGACGGACGACTCGGCCCGGAGTTGGCCGGGGTGCCGCTGCTGATACCGCTGGCGTGGGTGGGCGGGTTGTATCCGATCCGGGTGGCGGCGGGACTGCTGTGCCGGAGCAGCGGCGCGCAGATCGCGCTCACCGCGGCGGGCGCGGTCGGCTGGGATCTGTTCCTGGATCCACAGATGGTGGACGACGGACAGTGGCGCTGGTGCTCGGCGCTACCGGGACTGCCCGGCCTGTCCGATATCCCCTACACCAACTATCTCGGCTGGTTCGCGGTCGCGGCGGTGATGACGACGCTGGTGATCGGCCTCGAACGCCGCTGCCCGGAACGGATCTTCGCGCCCGCGGTGCCGATCGCGGTGTTGCTGTGGACCTGGTTCGGATCGGCGCTGGCACACGCGGCGTTTCTCGGACTGCCGGTCTCGGCGCTCTACGGCCTGATCGGACTCGGCGTGGTCGCGGTCCCGATGCTGGTGGTGCTCGTGCGAGCGGCGCGCACCGCAGGCGGCGGCACGCGCCCGGGCGCGGGACCGGATCGAGGAAACCCCGGATTTCCGGGCCGGCCTCCGATGCGGCGAACAGGGCCGTAG
- a CDS encoding LppM family (lipo)protein, with amino-acid sequence MPESTLAPSRRHRRHRIWSVALLAALLAPLLTGCLRMQVSMGVSSNDRVSGHLVAAVIPANDKDKGPELKAPETLATKIRVEPYSQDGYVGSQVYFDDLTFGEVQQLGALSDQTQGMFTLQFIRTGDKVTLSGRVDLKSVPPQGSDVQFTVAFPARVATTNGTRQGDSTVSWKLPAGDVSTVRAEVSYADPNTRSFAGWAGIVGGITLAVAAIVAVLAYLTRNPTPPWRPRAERRVGQDA; translated from the coding sequence ATGCCTGAGTCGACCCTCGCCCCGTCGCGCCGACACCGGCGTCATCGCATCTGGTCCGTAGCGTTGCTGGCCGCCCTGCTGGCGCCGTTGCTGACCGGCTGCCTGCGGATGCAGGTGTCGATGGGAGTGTCGTCCAACGACCGGGTCTCCGGACATCTGGTCGCCGCGGTCATCCCGGCCAACGACAAGGACAAGGGACCCGAGCTCAAGGCGCCGGAGACACTCGCCACCAAGATCCGGGTGGAGCCCTACAGCCAGGACGGATACGTCGGCAGCCAGGTCTATTTCGACGATCTGACCTTCGGTGAGGTCCAGCAACTGGGCGCCCTGTCGGATCAGACCCAGGGCATGTTCACCCTGCAGTTCATCCGGACCGGCGACAAGGTCACGCTCAGTGGTCGGGTGGATCTGAAATCCGTTCCGCCGCAGGGCTCGGACGTGCAGTTCACCGTCGCGTTCCCGGCGCGCGTGGCCACCACCAACGGCACCCGGCAAGGTGATTCGACGGTGTCGTGGAAGCTGCCCGCCGGTGATGTCAGCACCGTGCGCGCCGAGGTGAGCTACGCCGATCCCAACACCCGCTCCTTCGCGGGCTGGGCCGGCATCGTCGGTGGAATCACGCTCGCGGTGGCCGCGATCGTCGCCGTGCTGGCATATCTGACCCGCAATCCCACACCGCCGTGGCGCCCGCGCGCCGAACGGCGCGTCGGACAGGACGCCTGA
- a CDS encoding glycosyltransferase, protein MNLSGPLVAAGTAIAGAGCAAALVNRLGMRRLRPESAPVIEPVVVVVPARDEASRLPHLIADLRAQQGISRLRVWILDDGSTDGTFPAAVTAIGDDERFSVVSADLPPAPGWTGKTAACARLAEIAGITTDSTDPPPGALIFLDADVRLRPRALAAAVSELRRSGAGLVSPWPCQRAGSVAEALVQPLLCWSWATTLPVRLADRSLRPSTAVACGQFLVFDTMVYRAVGGHTAVAGSITEDLALARVLRRAGHRTALVAAGPLASTRMYRGAREVDEGYTRWLWSAYGSAAGTLAVGSVAALAYVAPALAAVFGTGRVRRTGVLGYGLGVTGRLLARSLESGTGPRGADLVAALAHPVSVAAYLRLSARSHRLRRRGALTWKGRPVVRAPR, encoded by the coding sequence GTGAACCTGTCCGGTCCGCTCGTCGCCGCGGGCACGGCGATCGCCGGCGCCGGCTGCGCGGCGGCACTGGTGAATCGGCTGGGGATGCGCCGGTTGCGCCCCGAATCCGCACCCGTGATCGAGCCGGTGGTGGTCGTCGTCCCGGCCCGCGACGAGGCCTCCCGGCTGCCGCACCTGATCGCCGATCTGCGTGCCCAGCAAGGTATTTCCCGGCTTCGGGTATGGATTCTCGACGATGGTTCCACCGACGGCACCTTCCCGGCCGCGGTCACGGCGATCGGCGACGACGAGCGCTTCTCGGTCGTCTCCGCCGATCTGCCTCCGGCACCGGGCTGGACCGGTAAGACGGCCGCGTGCGCGCGGCTGGCCGAGATCGCGGGCATTACGACCGATTCCACGGATCCGCCCCCGGGCGCGCTGATCTTCCTCGACGCCGATGTGCGGTTGCGGCCGCGGGCACTCGCCGCGGCGGTGAGTGAATTGCGCCGCAGTGGTGCGGGTTTGGTGTCGCCCTGGCCCTGTCAGCGAGCCGGATCGGTGGCCGAGGCCCTGGTGCAGCCACTGCTGTGCTGGTCGTGGGCGACGACACTGCCGGTGCGGCTCGCCGATCGGAGTCTGCGGCCGTCGACGGCGGTGGCGTGCGGGCAGTTCCTGGTCTTCGACACCATGGTCTACCGCGCGGTCGGCGGACATACCGCCGTAGCCGGATCGATCACCGAGGATCTAGCGCTGGCCCGGGTGCTGCGCCGGGCCGGACACCGCACCGCGCTGGTCGCCGCCGGACCGCTCGCGAGCACCCGGATGTACAGGGGCGCACGGGAAGTCGACGAGGGATATACCCGCTGGCTGTGGTCGGCCTACGGTTCCGCCGCGGGCACCCTCGCGGTGGGGTCGGTGGCCGCGCTGGCCTACGTGGCGCCCGCGCTGGCCGCGGTCTTCGGGACCGGACGGGTACGCCGCACGGGCGTCCTCGGTTACGGGCTCGGCGTCACCGGCCGATTGCTCGCCCGGTCCCTCGAGTCCGGGACCGGGCCGCGCGGCGCCGACCTCGTCGCCGCCCTCGCACATCCGGTATCGGTCGCCGCGTATCTGCGGCTGTCGGCGCGGTCGCACCGGTTACGCCGGCGCGGCGCGCTGACCTGGAAGGGACGGCCGGTGGTCAGGGCACCGAGGTGA
- a CDS encoding methylenetetrahydrofolate reductase translates to MSFDNVRGRSTPGRPSRTPQVSGTPSVVGQLRPRPDGTVPFSVEFNPPRDEAAEARLWRAAREFERMHPAFVSMTYGAGGSTRDRTARITGQLARETTLLTVAHLTAVGHSVAELRSIIGSYADAGIRNMLVLRGDPPGDPLGEWTKHPEGVEYAEELVRMVCGLGDFHVGVASFPQGHYRSPDLDHDTRFLVSKLRAGAEYSITQMFFDVEHYLRLRDRVAAFDAEQGAKPIIPELMPITSLRTVQRAEELSGRALPAQVMQRLERAAGNDPEANRNAVRAAGIEIATEIGQRLIDEGAPCLHFITLNFAKATTEVLTNLGYTVTPAVVSA, encoded by the coding sequence GTGAGTTTCGACAACGTACGGGGACGATCGACCCCTGGCCGACCTTCCCGGACGCCGCAGGTTTCCGGAACTCCCTCCGTGGTGGGGCAGCTGCGTCCCCGTCCCGACGGCACCGTGCCGTTCTCCGTGGAATTCAACCCGCCACGCGACGAGGCGGCCGAGGCGCGGCTGTGGCGTGCCGCCCGCGAATTCGAGCGGATGCATCCGGCCTTCGTCTCGATGACCTACGGCGCGGGTGGGTCCACCCGCGATCGCACCGCCAGGATCACCGGTCAGCTGGCCCGCGAAACCACTCTGCTCACCGTCGCCCATCTGACCGCGGTCGGGCACAGTGTGGCCGAGCTGCGATCCATCATCGGCAGCTACGCCGACGCAGGCATCCGCAACATGCTCGTCCTGCGCGGAGATCCGCCCGGTGATCCGCTGGGGGAGTGGACCAAACACCCCGAGGGCGTCGAATACGCCGAGGAGCTGGTTCGCATGGTGTGCGGTCTCGGCGATTTCCACGTCGGGGTGGCGTCGTTCCCGCAGGGCCACTACCGCTCTCCGGATCTCGACCACGACACCCGCTTTTTGGTGTCGAAACTGCGTGCGGGAGCGGAGTATTCGATCACCCAGATGTTCTTCGACGTGGAACACTATCTGCGCCTGCGGGATCGGGTCGCGGCCTTCGACGCCGAGCAGGGCGCCAAGCCAATCATCCCGGAGTTGATGCCGATCACCTCGCTGCGCACGGTGCAGCGGGCCGAGGAGCTGTCCGGCCGGGCCCTGCCCGCGCAGGTGATGCAGCGGCTGGAGCGGGCCGCCGGTAACGATCCGGAGGCCAACCGCAACGCGGTGCGCGCGGCCGGTATCGAGATCGCCACCGAGATCGGGCAGCGGCTGATCGACGAGGGCGCGCCCTGCCTGCATTTCATCACTCTGAACTTCGCCAAGGCCACCACCGAGGTGCTGACGAATCTGGGCTATACGGTGACTCCGGCGGTCGTCAGCGCCTGA
- a CDS encoding polyprenyl synthetase family protein, translating into MRRNYLEVALSVGPASPARPVPNDSAELISAVEQALTDFFASRGELVEELGPVFVSAASALEDFVLRGGKRTRPSFAWTGWLGAGGDPAGEQACAVLTACSALELVQACALIHDDIIDSSRTRRGFPTVHVDFEHRHRDRAWGGDSGHFGVSVAILIGDLALSWADDMVAAAGLDAESRARFAPVWAAMRTEVMGGQLLDVHGEAGADDSVAAALRINRYKTAAYTVERPLHLGAALAGADAGLITAYREFGTDIGIAFQLRDDLLGVFGDPAVTGKPSGDDLREGKRTVLVAEALRRADATDPAAAQLLRDSLGADLSAEQVTALRTIITDLGAVDDVERRIGELTERGLTALAASAVTPEAGAKLRAMALAATRRVA; encoded by the coding sequence ATGCGACGAAACTATCTGGAGGTTGCGTTGTCCGTTGGTCCGGCCAGCCCGGCACGCCCGGTGCCGAACGACTCCGCCGAGCTGATCAGCGCGGTCGAGCAGGCACTGACCGACTTCTTCGCGAGTCGCGGCGAACTGGTCGAGGAGCTGGGTCCGGTCTTCGTCTCGGCCGCCTCCGCCCTCGAGGATTTCGTGCTGCGCGGCGGTAAGCGCACCCGCCCCTCGTTCGCCTGGACCGGATGGCTGGGTGCTGGTGGCGATCCGGCCGGTGAGCAGGCCTGCGCCGTACTCACCGCCTGCTCGGCCCTGGAGCTGGTGCAGGCGTGCGCGCTGATCCACGACGACATCATCGACTCCTCCCGCACCCGGCGCGGCTTCCCCACCGTGCACGTGGACTTCGAGCACCGTCACCGCGATCGCGCCTGGGGCGGGGATTCCGGGCATTTCGGGGTGAGCGTCGCCATCCTGATCGGTGATCTCGCCCTGTCGTGGGCCGACGACATGGTGGCGGCGGCCGGTCTCGACGCCGAGTCGCGCGCGCGCTTCGCGCCGGTGTGGGCCGCGATGCGCACCGAGGTCATGGGCGGGCAGTTACTCGATGTGCACGGCGAGGCCGGGGCCGACGATTCGGTGGCCGCGGCGCTGCGGATCAACCGGTACAAGACCGCCGCCTACACCGTCGAGCGGCCGCTGCATCTGGGGGCCGCGCTGGCGGGCGCCGATGCCGGACTGATCACCGCCTACCGGGAGTTCGGCACGGATATCGGCATCGCCTTCCAGCTGCGCGACGACCTGCTCGGCGTCTTCGGCGATCCGGCCGTCACCGGTAAGCCGTCCGGGGACGATCTGCGCGAGGGGAAGCGCACCGTCCTGGTGGCTGAGGCGCTGCGCCGCGCCGATGCCACCGATCCCGCGGCGGCCCAGCTGCTACGCGACTCGCTGGGCGCCGATCTCAGCGCCGAACAGGTCACCGCACTGCGCACCATCATCACCGACCTCGGCGCGGTCGACGATGTGGAGCGGCGCATCGGTGAGCTCACCGAGCGGGGCCTGACCGCGCTGGCGGCCAGCGCGGTCACCCCAGAAGCCGGAGCGAAGCTGCGGGCCATGGCCTTGGCCGCCACCCGGCGGGTGGCATGA
- the crtI gene encoding phytoene desaturase family protein yields MKTVAGPTDRIVVVGAGLSGLAAALYLTGAGRTVTLLERADHPGGRVGVYRGPDYEIDSGATVLTLPGLVDDALAAVGSDAAAHDLRIHRLDPAYRARFADDATIAVYSDPELMAAEVRRVRGAAQERRYLELRQWLARIYTAAYGEFMDTNFDSPLDMVRIPAKRAALWELLRLGAFGRLGPRVGRILDDPTLARLFTFQALYAGTAPGQALAVYGAIPHMDTSLGVYFPTGGMRAISAALADAFTGAGGQLELNCEVTGIEYRDGRARRVRTADGRAHECDVVVLTADLGSLDRFGIHRRRPLRAAPSAVVAHGLIPAEIAAQWPLQAHHTIDFGQEWDRTFTEIAARPHRGRLMSDPSLLLTRPALSDPGQFVTRGTRRYEPLSLLAPCPNLRAAPLDWPRIAPAYLGELLRVLEARGYRGIADHFTADHLDTPRTWYDSGMIAGTPFSAAHLFRQTGPFRTRNLARTPANVVLAGCGTTPGVGVPTALLSGKLAAERVIGTFRHVVGATAPTGALGLPTTH; encoded by the coding sequence ATGAAAACCGTTGCGGGGCCGACGGATCGAATCGTCGTCGTCGGCGCCGGCCTGTCCGGTCTGGCCGCCGCGCTGTATCTGACCGGCGCCGGTCGCACGGTCACCCTGCTCGAGCGCGCCGACCATCCCGGCGGCCGTGTCGGCGTCTACCGCGGACCGGATTACGAGATCGATTCCGGCGCCACCGTTCTGACCCTGCCCGGCCTCGTCGACGACGCACTGGCCGCGGTGGGCTCCGATGCCGCGGCCCACGATCTGCGCATCCACCGCCTCGATCCGGCCTATCGGGCGCGGTTCGCCGACGACGCCACCATCGCGGTGTACTCCGATCCCGAGCTGATGGCCGCCGAGGTGCGACGGGTCCGCGGTGCGGCCCAGGAGCGGCGTTATCTGGAACTACGGCAGTGGCTGGCCCGGATCTACACCGCCGCCTACGGCGAGTTCATGGACACCAATTTCGACTCGCCACTGGATATGGTTCGCATCCCCGCCAAGCGCGCGGCGCTGTGGGAATTGCTGCGACTGGGCGCGTTCGGCCGCCTCGGCCCGCGGGTGGGCCGCATCCTGGACGATCCGACATTGGCCCGGCTGTTCACCTTCCAGGCCCTCTACGCCGGAACCGCCCCCGGCCAGGCGCTGGCCGTCTACGGCGCGATTCCGCATATGGACACCTCCCTGGGGGTGTACTTCCCGACCGGTGGCATGCGCGCGATCAGCGCGGCGCTCGCGGACGCCTTCACCGGCGCCGGAGGGCAGCTGGAGCTGAACTGCGAGGTCACCGGCATCGAGTATCGGGACGGGCGCGCCCGCCGCGTCCGGACCGCGGACGGGCGCGCGCACGAGTGCGACGTGGTGGTGCTGACCGCCGACCTCGGCTCCCTGGACCGGTTCGGCATCCACCGCCGCCGCCCGCTGCGCGCAGCGCCGTCGGCGGTCGTCGCACATGGTCTGATCCCGGCCGAGATCGCGGCGCAGTGGCCGCTGCAAGCCCACCACACCATCGATTTCGGGCAGGAGTGGGACCGCACCTTCACCGAGATCGCCGCCCGGCCGCACCGGGGGCGGCTGATGAGTGATCCGTCGCTGCTGCTCACCCGCCCGGCACTGTCGGATCCCGGCCAGTTCGTCACCCGCGGCACCCGCCGGTACGAGCCGCTGTCCCTGCTGGCGCCGTGCCCGAATCTGCGTGCGGCACCACTGGATTGGCCCCGGATCGCCCCGGCCTACCTCGGCGAGCTGCTGCGGGTGCTGGAAGCACGCGGCTACCGCGGCATCGCCGATCACTTCACCGCCGACCATCTCGACACCCCGCGGACCTGGTACGACAGCGGGATGATCGCCGGCACTCCGTTCTCCGCGGCACACCTGTTCCGCCAGACCGGGCCGTTCCGGACCCGCAACCTCGCGCGCACCCCCGCCAACGTCGTGCTGGCCGGGTGCGGGACCACGCCGGGTGTCGGGGTGCCGACGGCACTGTTATCGGGCAAACTGGCCGCTGAACGTGTTATCGGCACCTTCCGGCACGTCGTCGGCGCCACCGCGCCGACCGGCGCGCTAGGGTTGCCGACAACCCATTAA
- a CDS encoding alpha-(1->6)-mannopyranosyltransferase A, with product MDTAPVTSPVTSTVTTAPVTALPIPEPTAHTVRWWTRWAGDFFRSPEGHAALLGFWGAVMITFGGLGAGAVRRSDPLLESAHLSWLRFGHGYALATIVVWLGVLSMIIAWVRLGRITIGTGPYRGADRSASAVTLNELRVTVGIWILPLLFAVPMFSQDVYSYLAQGALLRDGFDPYTVGPVVNPGVLLDNVSPVWTTTTAPYGPIFLLMGQAITSITGDNVVAGTIAMRLVMLPGLALMMWAVPHLTKHLGGKPTVALWLAVLNPLVLIHLIGGVHNEMLMVGLMAAGIALVLERHHAAGIVVVAIGVAIKATAGVALPFLVWIWMIHERERRAAENKGPLPHPIRTFVKIAGLGVSVFAVVFVAASAAAGVGIGWLTALSGSKKIINWLSLPTIMAHMITWVTPLNLGEVLVWTRGLCAVALVLILAWTWWRYKNTERQAVMGILIAFVAIVILSPAALPWYYSWPLALAAGFAMSTTTLMVLVGLCTWLMLVFQPGGSIGLYNIWHVAAATFVAVVAALSLRKVDPLRLRADSGRSKQ from the coding sequence ATGGATACCGCACCCGTGACATCGCCTGTGACCAGCACGGTTACCACGGCACCGGTGACCGCGCTACCGATTCCGGAGCCCACCGCGCACACCGTCCGCTGGTGGACGCGCTGGGCCGGCGACTTCTTCCGCAGCCCCGAGGGCCACGCCGCGTTGCTCGGCTTCTGGGGTGCGGTCATGATCACCTTCGGCGGTCTGGGCGCCGGCGCGGTGCGCCGCAGCGATCCGCTGCTGGAATCGGCCCATCTGTCCTGGCTGCGTTTCGGCCACGGCTACGCGCTGGCCACCATCGTGGTGTGGCTGGGCGTGTTGTCGATGATCATCGCCTGGGTCCGGTTGGGCCGCATCACCATCGGGACCGGCCCGTACCGCGGCGCCGACCGATCCGCGAGCGCCGTCACCCTCAACGAGTTGCGTGTGACCGTCGGCATCTGGATCCTGCCGCTGCTGTTCGCCGTCCCGATGTTCAGCCAGGACGTCTACTCGTATCTGGCGCAGGGCGCGCTGCTTCGTGACGGTTTCGACCCCTACACGGTCGGACCGGTGGTCAATCCCGGTGTGCTGCTGGACAATGTGAGCCCCGTGTGGACCACCACCACCGCTCCCTACGGCCCGATCTTCCTGCTCATGGGCCAGGCCATCACCAGTATCACCGGTGACAACGTGGTCGCCGGAACCATCGCGATGCGGCTGGTCATGCTGCCGGGCCTGGCACTGATGATGTGGGCCGTCCCGCACCTGACCAAACACCTCGGCGGCAAACCGACGGTGGCGCTGTGGCTGGCGGTGCTCAATCCGCTGGTGCTCATCCATCTCATCGGCGGCGTGCACAACGAGATGCTGATGGTGGGGCTGATGGCCGCCGGTATCGCACTGGTGCTCGAACGTCACCACGCGGCGGGCATCGTGGTGGTCGCGATCGGCGTCGCGATCAAGGCGACCGCGGGGGTGGCGCTGCCGTTCCTGGTGTGGATCTGGATGATTCACGAACGCGAACGGCGGGCGGCGGAGAACAAAGGGCCGCTCCCCCATCCGATTCGAACGTTCGTCAAGATCGCGGGGCTCGGGGTATCGGTCTTCGCGGTGGTCTTCGTGGCCGCCTCGGCCGCCGCCGGGGTCGGCATCGGCTGGCTCACCGCGCTGTCGGGATCGAAGAAGATCATCAACTGGCTGTCGCTGCCGACCATCATGGCGCACATGATCACCTGGGTGACGCCGCTGAACCTGGGCGAGGTGCTGGTGTGGACGCGCGGGCTCTGCGCGGTCGCACTGGTGCTGATCCTGGCCTGGACCTGGTGGCGCTACAAGAACACCGAACGGCAGGCGGTGATGGGTATTCTCATCGCCTTCGTCGCGATCGTGATCCTGTCCCCCGCCGCGCTGCCCTGGTACTACTCGTGGCCGCTGGCGCTGGCAGCCGGTTTCGCCATGTCCACCACGACCCTGATGGTGCTGGTGGGGCTGTGCACCTGGTTGATGCTGGTGTTCCAGCCGGGCGGTTCCATCGGCCTCTACAACATCTGGCACGTCGCCGCGGCCACCTTCGTGGCGGTGGTGGCGGCGCTGTCGCTGCGCAAGGTGGATCCGCTGCGGCTGCGCGCGGACTCGGGCAGATCCAAGCAATGA
- a CDS encoding phytoene/squalene synthase family protein, translated as MTRRGADADPAAAYRHCKAIAAAHGRTYFLATRLLSAPRRAAVHALYAFARTVDDIVDHAEDTGAAPTRARARLDRIELCLRAALAPAAPGAASGDEQVIDDRVLTALVDTVTRFDVAPEHFWTFLDAMRMDVPGGPAFRDRYADMAELREYMRGSAAAIGLQLLPILGTVGPVTEAEPAAAALGEAFQLTNFLRDVGEDLDRGRVYLPADALAAFGVSTDLLAHCRHTGRTDTRVRRALAHLIAVNRAVYRTAMPGIDLLQPRVRPAIRTAAVLYAEILDRIEDHDYAVFDRRATVPTSRRLRVAITEFGTGLRLPAVSAVTATPAQNGSAAARRTTSRASGPWMASTGRPGSDSSTV; from the coding sequence ATGACCCGCCGCGGTGCCGACGCCGATCCGGCCGCCGCGTACCGGCACTGCAAGGCGATCGCCGCCGCCCATGGCCGCACCTATTTCCTGGCCACCCGGCTGCTCTCGGCACCTCGCCGGGCCGCGGTGCACGCCCTCTACGCCTTTGCCCGCACCGTCGACGACATCGTCGATCACGCCGAGGACACCGGTGCGGCGCCGACGCGGGCCCGCGCCCGGCTGGACCGGATCGAACTGTGCCTGCGTGCGGCCCTGGCCCCCGCCGCGCCCGGCGCGGCATCGGGCGACGAGCAGGTGATCGACGACCGTGTGCTGACCGCGCTGGTGGATACCGTCACCCGATTCGATGTTGCGCCCGAACACTTCTGGACCTTCCTCGACGCGATGCGCATGGACGTGCCGGGTGGCCCGGCGTTCCGCGACCGGTATGCCGATATGGCCGAGTTGCGGGAGTACATGCGCGGTTCGGCGGCGGCCATCGGGCTGCAACTGCTGCCGATCCTCGGCACCGTCGGCCCGGTCACCGAGGCCGAGCCGGCCGCCGCGGCCCTCGGCGAGGCCTTCCAGCTCACCAATTTCCTGCGCGATGTGGGCGAGGATCTCGACCGCGGGCGCGTCTACCTGCCGGCCGACGCCCTGGCCGCCTTCGGCGTGAGCACCGATCTACTCGCCCACTGCCGGCACACCGGCCGCACCGACACGCGGGTCCGCCGCGCACTCGCCCACCTGATCGCGGTCAACCGTGCCGTCTACCGCACCGCGATGCCCGGAATCGATCTGTTGCAGCCGCGGGTCCGGCCCGCGATCCGGACCGCGGCCGTGCTGTACGCCGAGATCCTCGACCGGATCGAGGACCACGACTACGCCGTATTCGACCGGCGCGCAACGGTTCCCACATCGCGGCGGCTCCGGGTCGCGATCACCGAATTCGGCACCGGACTCCGGCTGCCAGCGGTATCAGCGGTGACCGCGACGCCGGCTCAGAACGGTTCGGCGGCGGCGCGACGCACGACCTCACGCGCCAGCGGGCCGTGGATGGCGTCGACGGGCCGCCCGGGCAGCGATTCGTCCACGGTGTAG
- a CDS encoding Rv2175c family DNA-binding protein, whose protein sequence is MSAFPCSDDVVPESVTLLPLPDVADQLGIAVTKVHQMLRDHQLIAIRRGGIAGIPKDFFDSSGAVVKPLPGLITVMRDAKYSDEEILQWVYTVDESLPGRPVDAIHGPLAREVVRRAAAEPF, encoded by the coding sequence GTGAGTGCATTTCCTTGCAGCGATGATGTCGTTCCCGAATCGGTCACCCTGCTCCCGTTGCCGGACGTGGCCGACCAACTCGGTATCGCGGTGACCAAAGTGCATCAGATGCTGCGCGATCATCAGTTGATCGCGATCCGCCGCGGCGGCATCGCCGGAATCCCGAAGGATTTCTTCGATTCCTCGGGTGCGGTGGTCAAACCACTGCCCGGTCTCATCACCGTGATGCGGGACGCGAAGTACAGCGACGAGGAAATCCTCCAGTGGGTCTACACCGTGGACGAATCGCTGCCCGGGCGGCCCGTCGACGCCATCCACGGCCCGCTGGCGCGTGAGGTCGTGCGTCGCGCCGCCGCCGAACCGTTCTGA